One part of the Quercus lobata isolate SW786 chromosome 7, ValleyOak3.0 Primary Assembly, whole genome shotgun sequence genome encodes these proteins:
- the LOC115951493 gene encoding uncharacterized protein LOC115951493 — protein sequence MGLKEFEHSGVHDLFKAMSKFIAASRQATELDKTRVLLETRIQQVNAECKKWAGVAEKAKDEVKERNKLIEELRTDAVEKDTRIDHLQKMNDELNARLSKAKEDAVAEFKSSKEYTDTLDRNYAAGFEDFRMDAIENFPEVDFNAIKLNLAAATSSLLQTGSDDVNVEDDASTQPQDAPVVNAPPS from the exons ATGGGTTTAAAGGAATTTGAACATTCAGGCGTCCATGACCTCTTCAAG GCCATGTCCAAGTTTATAGCAGCGTCTAGACAGGCAACAGAGCTGGACAAGACGAGAGTCTTGTTGGAGACGAGGATTCAGCAGGTGAATGCTGAGTGTAAAAAATGGGCTGGGGTTGCTGAAAAAGCTAAGGACGAGGTCAAGGAACGTAACAAGCTGATTGAGGAGCTAAGGACGGATGCAGTGGAGAAGGATACGCGCATTGATCATTTGCAGAAGATGAATGATGAATTGAATGCTCGTCTCTCCAAGGCAAAAGAGGACGCTGTGGCTGAGTTCAAGTCGTCCAAAGAATATACAGACACTTTGGATCGCAATTATGCAGCTGGTTTTGAAGATTTCAGAATGGACGCTATTGAGAACTTCCCTGAAGttgattttaatgcaatcaAGCTTAACCTTGCTGCTGCCACAAGCTCTCTTCTCCAGACTGGCTCTGATGACGTCAACGTGGAAGACGATGCTAGTACCCAGCCTCAGGACGCACCAGTTGTGAATGCTCCCCCTTCTTAG
- the LOC115951494 gene encoding uncharacterized protein LOC115951494, whose amino-acid sequence MSAASSSTDSLNKAIDEYCEDTSERSNSSSASDESGGSTDENYSSGAPGLPIEVVQEQLRRASGSQAGSPSNPTDEVETVFSCAVGVHSKTDEQRLNSLKSWYQIPDEFNPRLPVRGEWCCEPRFGIGVYESYFLGGLRFPLNAFDRELLVKLGLGVCQFNPNAWRLIISMQILWREVFGGDRPLTVDEFLYCYKPSAISQSEGFYQFTARGNDCRLIKSLASSDRKWKTEFIFVSGFWAGNPVDVGRDPFPPYTGELGNLRPEAAKRPSLSKFHRDRVHRARLHTDRSFRSLVTLRRLAKWGLGPEPSDEAIAHEVTVRKRMSTMKENRGKEIAGEGKRPEGQAQDRPEGQTRPTAGDKRKFLPKNIDLEGLPSRRDKRVKSGSSKVVKSKPPQSQPAVQIVDVDSSTPVESTPSKTPPRTPLAKSTTPGSSQWLSRTKI is encoded by the exons ATGTCCGCTGCCTCCTCGTCTACTGATAGCCTTAATAAGGCCATAGACGAGTACTGTGAGGATACTAGTGAGAGGTCTAACTCTAGCAGTGCTAGTGATGAGAGTGGAGGAAGCACGGACGAGAACTACTCTTCTGGGGCCCCTGGGCTCCCTATTGAGGTCGTCCAAGAACAGCTTAGGAGAGCTTCTGGCTCTCAAGCTGGTTCTCCGTCCAATCCTACGGACGAGGTAGAAACCGTCTTCAGCTGCGCTGTAGGCGTCCATTCTAAGACGGACGAACAGAGGTTAAATAGCCTTAAATCCTGGTATCAAATCCCAGACGAGTTTAACCCTAGGCTGCCCGTCCGTGGAGAGTGGTGTTGTGAGCCCCGTTTTGGTATAGGCGTCTATGAATCTTACTTTTTaggtggccttaggtttcctttaaatgcCTTCGATAGAGAGTTATTAGTTAAGTTAGGTTTAGGtgtttgtcaattcaatcctaacgCATGGAGACTAATTatctccatgcaaattttgtggagggaagtttttggtggggaccgtcctcttacagtggacgagttcctttattgttataaaccttCTGCCATAAGTCAATCTGAAGGTTTTTATCAGTTTACTGCTAGAGGGAATGATTGTAGGTTGATCAAGTCCCTAGCTTCGTCTGATAGGAAATGGAAGACGGAGTTCATTTTCGTTTCAGGCTTCTGGGCAGGGAACCCTGTGGACGTTGGCAGGGATCCCTTTCCCCCTTACACTGGGGAACTAGGGAACCTTCGTCCAGAAG CTGCCAAACGTCCGTCCCTGAGTAAATTCCATCGTGACCGCGTCCATAGAGCTCGTCTACATACAGACAGGAGCTTTCGTTCTCTTGTCACGCTAAGACGCTTAGCCAAGTGGGGTTTAGGTCCTGAGCCTTCAGACGAAGCTATCGCCCACGAAGTTACTGTGCGAAAAA gaatgtcaacaatgaaagagaaTAGAGGGAAGGAGATTGCAGGAGAGGGGAAACGTCCTGAGGGTCAAGCCCAAGATCGTCCTGAGGGTCAGACTCGTCCAACGGCTGGGGACAAAAGGAAGTTCTTGCCAAAAAATATTGACTTGGAAGGGCTCCCCAGTCGTAGGGACAAAAGGGTCAAGTCAGGCTCGTCCAAGGTGGTCAAGTCCAAACCTCCCCAGTCCCAGCCTGCCGTCCAGATAGTTGATGTGGACTCGTCCACTCCAGTGGAGTCCACGCCGTCCAAGACTCCACCCAGAACTCCTTTGGCCAAGTCTACCACGCCTGGCTCGTCCCA ATGGCTGTCAAGGACGAAGATATAA
- the LOC115954164 gene encoding UPF0481 protein At3g47200-like produces the protein MAGISRRDAGETSSRITGAHTNIFLSEATTLEEKIKTVMEAKKIVTPSPTPKIQKVIFLLRDNKDFQKHYEPRAVSLGPIHHRNKKYKLGEKYKLALTYEFVNGSEEKISEFYNKIEENINQLKKCFEEEVIEDYDDEDLIWLLLVDGCATLQYIYCAANKKFNDLKIKTDSVAFTQQDLFLLENQLPYCLLKWLMNWSGKEFLLKKSIQTYIDGHVKVPQPEDQPLILSCAWLSSLSWNWSQESENEKKQRGQSSNCCACLKGKGQQYSETEKEESDQWLISVDGHEDPIHLLDLLRTRLLHKHQQIKPKKPNGGMETWQSYRNVQELRAAGIHVERSKKKSSCLSDISFTTLSFLGLGYLWLPPLVVDDSTRPKFLNLIAYEMCLDFENDFGVTSYISFLDSLIDEPNDVKMLRKAGILHNFLGSDEEVTQLFNEIGTDLVPNNEIYSDVRSKIQKHYRNKWMTWIAQFYHDHFSSPWTFIAFVGALLALVLIVIQTKYAVNPSPGPCDNFCKNSTLT, from the coding sequence ATGGCCGGAATTTCCAGAAGAGACGCCGGTGAAACAAGCAGCCGCATCACTGGTGCCCATACGAACATCTTTTTAAGCGAAGCTACTACCCTGGAGGAAAAGATTAAAACAGTAATGGaggcaaaaaaaattgtgacaccATCCCCTACACCAAAGATACAAAAGGTTATATTCTTGCTGCGAGATAACAAGGATTTCCAGAAGCACTATGAGCCAAGAGCAGTATCACTCGGTCCTATCCATCATCGTAATAAGAAGTACAAGCTAGGAGAGAAGTACAAGCTTGCATTGACATACGAGTTCGTTAACGGTAGCGAAGAGAAGATAAGtgaattttacaacaaaattgaAGAGAATATCAATCAACTGAAGAAGTGCTTCGAGGAGGAAGTGATCGAAGACTATGATGATGAAGATCTCatttggttgttgttggtggaCGGCTGCGCAACACTACAATACATATACTGCGCAGCTAACAAGAAGTTCAATGATTTGAAGATAAAAACCGACAGTGTAGCCTTTACACAACAGGATTTGTTTTTGCTAGAGAACCAGCTTCCCTACTGTCTGCTCAAATGGTTGATGAACTGGAGTGGAAAAGAATTCTTGTTGAAGAAATCGATTCAAACTTACATTGATGGGCACGTTAAGGTACCACAACCGGAGGATCAGCCACTAATTCTCAGCTGCGCATGGCTGAGTTCGTTATCATGGAATTGGTCGCAAGAAtcagaaaatgagaaaaaacaaagaggCCAGTCATCAAATTGCTGCGCATGCTTAAAAGGAAAGGGGCAACAATATTCAGAAACTGAGAAAGAAGAAAGCGATCAGTGGTTAATATCAGTGGATGGACATGAAGATCCCATCCATCTCCTCGATCTTCTGAGGACACGTCTCTTGCATAAGCATCAACAAATCAAGCCAAAGAAACCGAATGGCGGAATGGAAACTTGGCAATCCTATCGCAATGTGCAGGAGCTTCGAGCAGCAGGTATTCATGTGGAACGcagtaaaaagaaaagtagttgCTTGAGTGACATATCTTTTACTACACTcagttttttgggtttggggtaCCTTTGGCTTCCTCCATTAGTTGTGGATGACTCAACAAGGCCTAAGTTCTTGAACTTGATAGCCTACGAAATGTGTCTGGATTTCGAAAATGATTTTGGGGTCACCTCTTACATATCCTTTCTCGATTCACTGATCGATGAACCCAACGATGTTAAGATGCTAAGGAAAGCAGGGATACTCCACAACTTCCTTGGCAGCGACGAAGAAGTGACTCAGCTCTTCAATGAGATTGGCACTGACTTGGTGCCTAACAATGAAATATACAGCGATGTCAGATCAAAAATTCAGAAGCACTACAGGAACAAGTGGATGACCTGGATCGCTCAATTCTATCATGACCATTTCAGCAGCCCCTGGACTTTCATAGCTTTTGTTGGCGCATTGTTGGCACTCGTACTAATCGTCATTCAGACTAAGTATGCTGTCAATCCTTCCCCTGGACCCTGCGATAACTTCTGCAAGAATTCCACACTAACCTAA